From one Rhodovulum sp. ES.010 genomic stretch:
- a CDS encoding undecaprenyl-diphosphate phosphatase, whose protein sequence is MELYNLLLIAVIQGITEFLPISSSGHLILLPQLTGLDDQGQVIDVAVHVGTLGAVILYFRKDAMLALGGLGRLMKGQIDTPGAFLALCLVVATLPVVVLGLIIELTGLDEAMRNIAVIGWTMLAFGLVLWWVDTRAPQTRKAPGWTLKHAAIMGMWQAIALIPGTSRSGITITGARALGYARPDAARLAMLMSIPTILASGLLLGGEVILEADLAMARDGAIAAGFAFVSALIALAVMMRLARSISFTPYVIYRVILGITLLAIAYG, encoded by the coding sequence ATGGAACTCTACAACCTTCTGCTGATCGCCGTGATCCAGGGGATCACCGAGTTCCTGCCGATTTCCTCGTCGGGGCACCTGATTCTGTTGCCGCAACTCACGGGGCTCGACGATCAGGGCCAGGTGATCGACGTCGCCGTGCATGTCGGCACCCTCGGCGCCGTGATCCTCTACTTCCGCAAGGACGCAATGCTGGCTCTAGGGGGGCTCGGCCGCCTGATGAAGGGCCAGATCGACACGCCGGGGGCCTTTCTCGCGCTCTGCCTTGTCGTGGCGACCCTCCCGGTGGTGGTTCTGGGCCTGATCATCGAACTCACCGGGCTGGACGAGGCGATGCGCAACATCGCCGTGATCGGCTGGACGATGCTCGCCTTCGGCCTCGTGCTGTGGTGGGTCGACACCCGCGCGCCCCAGACCCGCAAGGCCCCGGGCTGGACGCTGAAGCACGCCGCGATCATGGGGATGTGGCAGGCGATCGCCCTGATCCCCGGCACCTCGCGCTCGGGCATCACCATCACCGGCGCGCGGGCGCTTGGCTATGCGCGGCCCGACGCCGCAAGGCTGGCCATGCTGATGTCGATTCCCACCATCCTGGCCTCGGGGCTGCTTCTGGGCGGCGAGGTGATCCTGGAGGCGGACCTTGCCATGGCGCGCGACGGCGCGATCGCCGCCGGCTTCGCCTTCGTCTCGGCGCTGATCGCGCTGGCGGTGATGATGCGGCTCGCCCGCTCGATCAGCTTCACGCCCTACGTGATCTACCGGGTGATCCTCGGCATCACCCTCTTGGCGATCGCCTACGGCTAA
- a CDS encoding NAD(P)-dependent oxidoreductase, whose product MSKRQMLQFVSVAKEMPAKRAADTRAHDFHEIYGEYAAEKAAEQAARCSQCGVPYCQTHCPLHNNIPDWLRLTAEGRLREAYEISQATNTFPEICGRICPQDRLCEGNCVIEQSGHGTVTIGAVEKYITDTAWEEGWVQPIRPAEDRPESVGIIGAGPGGLAAADRLRRAGLQVTVYDRYDRAGGLMTYGIPGFKLEKEVVMRRNTQLEEGGVEFVLNCNVGEDIGFDDLRAKHDAVLIATGVYKSRDLQAPGVGVPGIVRAIDYLTASNRVGFGDSVPEYDSGELNAQGKRVVVIGGGDTAMDCVRTAVRQGAESVKCLYRRDRANMPGSQREVQNAEEEGVEFVWLSAPKGFAGDPVESVMVQKMRLGPPDATGRQTPEVIEGADYVEPADLVIKALGFEAEDLPTLWGETALEVTRWGTVKADFRSHETSLPGVFAVGDIVRGASLVVWAIRDGREAADSILDYLAQPAQVAAE is encoded by the coding sequence ATGTCGAAGCGTCAGATGCTTCAGTTCGTCAGCGTCGCCAAGGAAATGCCTGCCAAGCGGGCCGCCGACACGCGCGCCCACGACTTTCACGAGATCTACGGCGAATACGCCGCCGAGAAGGCCGCCGAGCAGGCCGCGCGCTGCAGCCAGTGCGGCGTGCCCTACTGCCAGACCCATTGCCCGCTGCACAACAACATCCCCGACTGGCTGCGCCTGACCGCCGAGGGCCGGCTGCGGGAGGCCTACGAGATCAGCCAGGCCACGAACACCTTTCCCGAGATCTGCGGCCGCATCTGCCCGCAGGACCGGCTGTGCGAAGGCAATTGCGTGATCGAACAGTCGGGCCACGGCACCGTCACCATCGGCGCGGTCGAGAAATACATCACCGACACCGCCTGGGAAGAGGGCTGGGTCCAGCCGATCCGGCCGGCCGAGGACCGGCCCGAAAGCGTGGGAATCATCGGCGCGGGGCCCGGCGGGCTTGCCGCCGCCGACCGGCTGCGCCGGGCGGGGCTGCAGGTCACCGTCTATGACCGCTACGACCGCGCGGGCGGGCTGATGACCTATGGCATTCCCGGCTTCAAGCTTGAGAAAGAGGTCGTGATGCGCCGCAACACCCAGCTCGAAGAGGGCGGGGTGGAGTTCGTTCTGAACTGCAACGTGGGCGAGGATATCGGCTTCGACGACCTGCGCGCCAAGCACGACGCGGTGCTGATCGCCACGGGTGTCTACAAGTCGCGCGACCTGCAGGCGCCGGGCGTCGGCGTGCCGGGCATCGTGCGCGCCATCGACTACCTGACCGCGTCCAACCGCGTGGGCTTCGGCGACAGCGTGCCGGAATACGACAGCGGCGAGTTGAACGCGCAGGGCAAGCGCGTCGTGGTGATCGGCGGCGGCGACACGGCCATGGACTGCGTGCGGACCGCCGTGCGGCAGGGCGCGGAGAGCGTGAAATGCCTCTATCGCCGCGACCGGGCCAACATGCCGGGCAGCCAGCGCGAGGTGCAGAACGCCGAGGAGGAAGGCGTTGAATTCGTGTGGCTTTCGGCGCCCAAGGGCTTTGCCGGCGACCCGGTGGAATCGGTCATGGTGCAGAAGATGCGCCTGGGCCCGCCGGATGCCACCGGGCGCCAGACCCCCGAGGTGATCGAGGGCGCCGATTACGTCGAACCCGCCGATCTGGTCATCAAGGCGCTGGGCTTCGAAGCCGAGGACCTGCCGACGCTGTGGGGCGAGACCGCGCTGGAAGTCACCCGCTGGGGCACGGTCAAGGCCGATTTCCGCAGCCACGAGACCAGCCTGCCGGGCGTGTTCGCGGTGGGCGATATCGTGCGCGGCGCGAGCCTGGTGGTCTGGGCGATCCGCGACGGGCGCGAGGCGGCCGACAGCATTCTCGACTACCTCGCCCAGCCCGCGCAGGTGGCCGCGGAGTGA
- a CDS encoding GFA family protein gives MTGASRQGGCLCGAVRYRLTETPEGYGACHCGMCRRWTGALAFAIDVAPGGIAWEGAENIRTYASSDWAERGFCGVCGANLFWRMTAPGPMQGMTAVMAGTLDSLEGLEMTQEIYIDAKPSGHAFAGDHQRLTEAETLALYGVTDQGETS, from the coding sequence ATGACCGGAGCATCACGTCAGGGCGGCTGCCTGTGCGGGGCGGTGCGCTATCGGCTGACAGAGACGCCCGAGGGCTATGGCGCCTGCCATTGCGGCATGTGCCGCCGCTGGACCGGGGCGCTGGCCTTCGCGATCGACGTCGCCCCCGGCGGCATCGCCTGGGAGGGCGCGGAGAACATCCGCACCTACGCCTCGTCCGACTGGGCCGAGCGCGGCTTTTGCGGGGTCTGCGGCGCCAACCTGTTCTGGCGGATGACCGCGCCGGGGCCGATGCAGGGCATGACGGCGGTCATGGCCGGCACGCTGGACAGCCTCGAGGGGCTGGAGATGACCCAAGAGATCTATATCGACGCCAAACCGTCCGGCCATGCCTTTGCCGGCGACCATCAGAGACTGACCGAAGCCGAAACGCTCGCGCTTTACGGAGTCACGGATCAAGGAGAGACGTCATGA
- a CDS encoding ribonuclease D, whose product MANFLHVNDIPADLDLGPCVAIDCETMGLNPHRDRLCVVQMSGGDGDAHLVQIGQGQTQAPNLARMLADPNVLKLFHFGRFDIAALLNTFGVLTAPVYCTKIASKLVRTYTDRHGLKYLLQELLEIDISKQQQSSDWGAATLSEAQLAYAASDVLHLHALKAKLDGMLAREGRNEMAQACFDFLPMRARLDLAGWPEIDVFAH is encoded by the coding sequence GTGGCGAACTTCCTGCATGTAAACGATATTCCCGCGGATCTCGACCTCGGGCCCTGCGTCGCGATCGATTGCGAGACGATGGGGCTCAACCCGCATCGCGATCGGCTGTGCGTGGTGCAGATGTCCGGCGGCGACGGGGACGCGCACCTGGTGCAGATCGGGCAGGGCCAGACCCAGGCGCCGAACCTGGCGCGGATGCTGGCCGACCCTAACGTTCTGAAACTGTTCCATTTCGGCCGGTTCGACATAGCAGCGCTGCTGAACACGTTCGGCGTCCTGACCGCGCCGGTCTACTGCACCAAGATCGCGTCGAAACTGGTGCGAACCTACACCGACCGGCACGGGCTGAAATACCTCCTCCAGGAACTGCTGGAGATCGACATCTCGAAACAGCAGCAAAGCTCCGACTGGGGCGCGGCGACGCTGAGCGAGGCGCAACTCGCCTACGCGGCTTCGGATGTGCTCCACCTGCATGCGCTCAAGGCCAAGCTCGACGGGATGCTGGCGCGCGAGGGTCGGAACGAAATGGCGCAGGCCTGTTTCGACTTCCTGCCGATGCGCGCGCGGCTCGACCTCGCCGGCTGGCCCGAGATCGACGTGTTCGCCCATTGA
- a CDS encoding complex I NDUFA9 subunit family protein translates to MTGLVTIFGGSGFVGRYVARRMAEAGWRVRVAVRRPNEAIFVRTYGAVGQLEPVLCNIRDRESVASVLQGADAAVNCVGILNEVGRNTFGLVQHYGALHVAEEAAKAGVQRLVHVSAIGADARSKSTYAQTKAQGEEAVRTHFPNAVILRPSVIFGPEDQFFNRFASMARFSPVLPVTGGGTRFQPVYVDDVAKAAMLGVTGQAEPGIYELGGPEVRTFSELMEEMLEVIARPNRIVLNLPLFLSAAMGTFFDLLQRLSLELFKNSMLTRDQVANLAVDNVVAADARGFADLGIDPVAMEAVIPEYLWRYRPSGQFYEIRESAKRMRS, encoded by the coding sequence ATGACCGGACTGGTCACGATCTTCGGAGGCTCGGGCTTCGTGGGCCGTTATGTGGCGCGGCGCATGGCCGAGGCCGGGTGGCGGGTGCGCGTCGCCGTGCGGCGGCCGAACGAGGCGATCTTCGTGCGCACCTACGGGGCGGTCGGCCAGTTGGAGCCCGTGCTGTGCAACATCCGCGACCGAGAGTCGGTGGCCTCCGTGCTGCAGGGGGCGGATGCGGCGGTCAACTGCGTGGGCATCCTCAACGAGGTGGGGCGCAACACCTTCGGCCTTGTCCAGCACTACGGCGCGCTGCACGTGGCCGAGGAGGCCGCGAAGGCCGGGGTCCAGCGTCTTGTGCATGTCTCGGCGATCGGTGCGGACGCCAGGTCGAAAAGCACCTATGCGCAGACCAAGGCACAGGGCGAGGAGGCCGTGCGAACGCATTTCCCCAATGCCGTCATCCTGCGCCCCTCGGTGATCTTCGGACCCGAGGACCAGTTCTTCAACCGCTTCGCCTCGATGGCCCGGTTCTCGCCGGTGCTGCCGGTGACGGGTGGGGGCACCCGGTTTCAGCCGGTCTACGTGGACGATGTCGCCAAGGCCGCGATGCTGGGCGTGACCGGGCAGGCAGAGCCCGGCATCTACGAACTGGGTGGGCCCGAGGTGCGGACGTTCTCCGAACTCATGGAAGAAATGCTCGAGGTGATCGCGCGGCCGAACCGGATCGTGCTGAACCTGCCGCTCTTCCTGTCCGCCGCGATGGGCACCTTCTTCGACCTGCTGCAGCGGCTGTCGTTGGAGCTGTTCAAGAATTCCATGCTCACGCGCGACCAGGTGGCGAATCTGGCCGTCGACAACGTGGTGGCCGCCGACGCCCGCGGCTTCGCCGATCTCGGGATCGACCCGGTGGCGATGGAAGCGGTGATTCCGGAATATCTCTGGCGCTATCGCCCGTCCGGCCAGTTTTACGAAATCCGGGAATCGGCCAAGCGTATGCGCTCTTAG
- a CDS encoding GFA family protein, translating into MRIDAAPRSAAVSACHCAACRRWTGAAMWVVTAAAEDVRVTGEVAAFRSSPFAERAFCPVCGTHLWIRDDGGDYDLMPGLFDAAAGFALDREVYAERALACVRLQGSHARVSQAAYEACHRFVEGANE; encoded by the coding sequence GTGCGGATCGACGCCGCGCCCCGGTCGGCAGCGGTTTCCGCATGCCATTGTGCGGCCTGCCGTCGCTGGACCGGCGCGGCGATGTGGGTCGTGACGGCGGCCGCCGAGGATGTCCGCGTCACCGGCGAGGTCGCGGCCTTCCGGTCGTCACCTTTCGCCGAGCGCGCGTTCTGTCCGGTCTGCGGCACGCATCTGTGGATCCGGGACGACGGCGGAGATTACGACCTGATGCCGGGCCTGTTCGACGCTGCGGCCGGTTTTGCGCTGGACCGAGAGGTTTATGCCGAACGGGCCCTTGCCTGCGTCCGGCTGCAGGGATCGCATGCGCGGGTGAGCCAGGCCGCGTACGAGGCGTGCCACCGCTTTGTCGAGGGAGCGAACGAATGA